The Acidobacteriota bacterium nucleotide sequence GCAATGGCTCGGGCACTCGAAGACGAAGGACTCGGTAAGTTCACCCTCCCGATTGGATCGCTGCTGGCATATGTCGTGATCGCTGGAATAGCCGGCATCATTGCGGCGGCCTGGCCAGCCCGTAAGGCGGCGAACCTCAACATCCTAGAGGCCATTGCGTACGAGTAGCCAACAAGTCACGGGCGGGCCTACCGGGGCCCGCCGACGATGACCAGTAACGTGGCCCGATGACTCAGCGTGCTACGCCGACCCTGGTCCTCATCCACGGTGCTGCCAGCACCCACCGGGCGTGGGATTTCGTCAGGGATGGTCTCGTCAGTTTCTCCGTCGAAGCCGTTGACTTACCGGCCACATGACTGGAAACGGATCCAGTTGCGCCACGATCACCTCCTATGCAGACGCCCTGGGGGACAAGCTTCCCGCCGGACGAATCGTGCTCATCGAACATTCCATGGGAGGGCTCATCGCGTCAGAGCTAACCGCCGAACTCGACAACGTAATTGGGATCGTCACGATAGGCACGGGCGCACACATGGCTGTCAACAGCGAACTGCTCAGCTCCGCCAAGGAAAAGGCTGCATTGGCCATGGCGCCAATCCGAAAATGGTCGCTGAGTCGGGACGCATCGGAGGACTACAAGACTCGACTTCACGATTCGACATCACCCGAAGCGGTGGAATCGATCTTCAATGACCTCACGGCGTGCGAGGCGTACGTCGATGCGAGCACACGTCTTGCAGACTTCGATCGGCCCGCGCTGATCACAATCGGGGACGAGGACCGCATGGTCCCCCGCTCGCAAGCCGAGACCCTCGCAGCGGCCTCAGACTCTGCCCGGTTGGTGGTCATCGAAAATGCCGGCCACACTCCCCAAATAACGCAACCCGAGACGGTCGTCGCGATCATCGCGGACTTTGCGGCGGCCCTGTCTGCAACATCGACACATCCGACGTAACACCGCCCTATCGTTAGCACATCAAACCCCAAGGCGGTAGCGATGGGCACCCACGACGCTCTTCCCGACGATCGGAACGACAACGTGGAGATCTACATCAACGGCGAGTTCTTCCACCGGGCGGAAGCAAAGATATCCGTCTTCGATTCTGGATACCTCGTCGGGGATGGGATTTGGGAGGGCCTGCGCCTTCACCGCGGCGTATTCGTGTTCCTTGCAGACCATTTGGACCGACTGTTTGCAGGGCTCAAGACGGTGGCCATTGACCCTGAGATGTCGAGAAAGGACCTTGTAGCAGCCCTCTACGCAACGGTCGATCACAACGGCATGCGCGACAATGTCCACGTCCGAATGATGATTACCCGCGGAACAAAGAAGACTCCGGCACAACACCCGGATCTCACCGTGTCGGGGCCAAACGTCGTCATCATCGCCGAGCACAAGATCGCTGACTCGGCCGTGACGGAAAGAGGCATATCACTGTTCACAACGACGATTCGACGTCCACCGCCGGACGTGCTCGATCAGAAGTTGAACAGCCATTCGAAACTCCACGAGGTGATCGCTTTGATACAAGCGACACACGCGGGTGCTGACGAAGCCCTCATGCTCGACCCGCACGGGGCGGTGGCAACCTGCAACGCGACCAACTTCTTCATCGTCAAAGACGGCACGCTCCTCACCTCAACCGGTCAATACAGCCTCAACGGCATCACACGCTCGAAGGTGCTCAAGGTTGCCTCCGAAGCAGAAATCCCGGTTTATGAACGCGACTTTTCTCTCGTTGACGTGTACTCGGCGGACGAAGCGTTCGTCACCGGCACCTTCGGTGGCCTCACGCCCGTGCACACGGTTGACGGCCGCGCGATTGGGACAGGCAGCCGGGAAATGACGCTGCAACTGCGAGAGCTGTACGACGAGGAGGTCCAGCGCGACGTTGACGCCGGTTTGCGATGAGAATCTCAATGTGGTCAGGTCCGCGCAACATCTCGACCGCAATCATGTACTCGTTTCGACAACGTTCCGACATGGAGGTGTTCGACGAGCCGTTGTACGGCCACTATCTGGTTCACACCGGAATCGACCACCCCGGACGGCTTGAGACGATTGCGGACATGGAATGCGATGTCCGCAAGATTATCGACGACGTTCTCCTAGCCGACGGCGACACCAAGCATCGGTTCTACAAGAACATGGGCCATCACCTGGTCGGCGTTGATCTCAGCGTCCTCAATGGTATGACGAACATTCTGCTCACCCGCGACCCGCGCGAAATGCTTCCATCGCTATTCGAGGGATTCCCCGACGCAGACATTGACAGCACCGGGTTAGTGAATCAAGTTGGGCTCTTGGACATAATCCTTGAGCGCAACGAGGTCCCAATCGTGCTCGACAGCCGCCAAGTTCTCCTCAACCCGAAAGTGGTCCTCGGCGAGCTGTGTGACCGCCTGGAGATTCCATGGGAGGAAGCAATGTTGTCATGGGAGGCCGGACCGAAACCGGAAGACGGGTTGTGGGCTCGGCACTGGTACGCAAACGTGCACCGTTCAACAGGATTCGCCGAGTACCGCCCGAAGACCGAGCCTTTCCCGGACCACCTCCGCACGCTCCTCGAAAGGTGTACGCCGCTGTACGATCGCCTCAGAGAGTTCGCTATTCAGGCGTAACATCACATCGGCCCTTCGAGTCCCCAGTCGTCGGCGTGGTCAACAAGCCATTCGCTGACTTCGCGGCATCGGTCGAGAATCTCACACATTTTCTCGGTGCCGTTCATCACGTTGAGTAACGACACCTGCACCTTCCCAACGATTGATAACCGTAGCTCTGGTCCGTCCGACAACGCCGCATACGACTCGAGGACAGACACTTCGATCGGCAAGTCGAGACCACCGATCCCAGCAAGCTCGGCCGCAATAACGACAAGATCCGGTTGCTGCTTCAACGGAGGCAACCCCCAATTGAAAAACAGCGGCAATCGAAACTCGCCCTCAGCGTCGAGGACGACGTCCTCTGACTCTGCAACGCGGTCTTCAAGGGCAAGCAACACGCGGGGTTCGACGTCGAACGCCATGCTCAGGTCGAGCGGGCCGTCG carries:
- a CDS encoding alpha/beta hydrolase, producing MTGNGSSCATITSYADALGDKLPAGRIVLIEHSMGGLIASELTAELDNVIGIVTIGTGAHMAVNSELLSSAKEKAALAMAPIRKWSLSRDASEDYKTRLHDSTSPEAVESIFNDLTACEAYVDASTRLADFDRPALITIGDEDRMVPRSQAETLAAASDSARLVVIENAGHTPQITQPETVVAIIADFAAALSATSTHPT
- a CDS encoding aminotransferase class IV → MGTHDALPDDRNDNVEIYINGEFFHRAEAKISVFDSGYLVGDGIWEGLRLHRGVFVFLADHLDRLFAGLKTVAIDPEMSRKDLVAALYATVDHNGMRDNVHVRMMITRGTKKTPAQHPDLTVSGPNVVIIAEHKIADSAVTERGISLFTTTIRRPPPDVLDQKLNSHSKLHEVIALIQATHAGADEALMLDPHGAVATCNATNFFIVKDGTLLTSTGQYSLNGITRSKVLKVASEAEIPVYERDFSLVDVYSADEAFVTGTFGGLTPVHTVDGRAIGTGSREMTLQLRELYDEEVQRDVDAGLR
- a CDS encoding sulfotransferase family protein yields the protein MRISMWSGPRNISTAIMYSFRQRSDMEVFDEPLYGHYLVHTGIDHPGRLETIADMECDVRKIIDDVLLADGDTKHRFYKNMGHHLVGVDLSVLNGMTNILLTRDPREMLPSLFEGFPDADIDSTGLVNQVGLLDIILERNEVPIVLDSRQVLLNPKVVLGELCDRLEIPWEEAMLSWEAGPKPEDGLWARHWYANVHRSTGFAEYRPKTEPFPDHLRTLLERCTPLYDRLREFAIQA